The Dehalococcoidia bacterium genome has a window encoding:
- a CDS encoding DinB family protein encodes MADEAAIRELLTKMEQERARLLSLLESLSEEEASTPAKPGEWTPKEQIAHLCEAESAYRAWVQKALQEDNPNLDGVLGEPVAIPVDRANQASKEELLAELKRQREKTLEMIKALKPQDYDRTATNSLFGTLTVLQWLRSYYRHDRMHYDQVLGQEPGYRPRYLTGQEPDQRGRRFLTS; translated from the coding sequence ATGGCCGACGAGGCCGCCATCCGCGAGCTGCTGACCAAAATGGAGCAGGAGCGGGCACGGCTCCTGAGCCTCCTGGAGTCCCTCTCGGAGGAGGAGGCCAGCACCCCCGCCAAGCCCGGCGAGTGGACGCCCAAGGAGCAGATAGCCCACCTGTGCGAGGCCGAGTCCGCCTACCGGGCCTGGGTCCAGAAGGCCCTCCAGGAGGACAATCCCAACCTGGACGGCGTCCTGGGAGAGCCGGTGGCCATCCCGGTAGACCGGGCCAACCAGGCCAGCAAGGAAGAGCTGCTGGCGGAGCTGAAGCGACAGCGCGAAAAGACCCTGGAGATGATAAAGGCCCTGAAACCCCAGGACTACGACCGCACCGCTACCAACTCCCTATTCGGGACCCTGACTGTCCTGCAGTGGCTGCGCTCCTATTACCGCCACGACCGTATGCACTACGACCAGGTGCTGGGGCAAGAGCCTGGCTACCGTCCCCGATATCTCACCGGCCAGGAGCCGGACCAGCGCGGCCGCCGCTTCCTGACCAGCTAG
- a CDS encoding rhodanese-like domain-containing protein, producing the protein MAVKHPQEPFTRITVEEAREMMSRDDVVVIDVREPHEYQAGHVPGAKLIPVGSVFARRHELPQDKDIIFVCAVGQRSALACEMAAAAGLTRLYNLEGGTDAWIKAGLPVEK; encoded by the coding sequence ATGGCTGTGAAGCATCCCCAGGAACCCTTCACCCGCATCACGGTGGAAGAGGCGCGGGAGATGATGTCCCGCGACGATGTGGTGGTCATCGACGTGCGGGAGCCTCACGAATACCAGGCCGGCCACGTGCCGGGGGCGAAGCTCATCCCTGTGGGGTCGGTCTTCGCCCGGCGTCACGAGTTGCCCCAGGACAAGGACATCATCTTCGTGTGTGCCGTGGGCCAGCGCAGCGCCCTGGCCTGCGAGATGGCGGCTGCAGCCGGGCTGACCCGCCTCTACAACCTGGAGGGAGGGACCGACGCCTGGATCAAGGCCGGCCTGCCGGTAGAGAAGTGA
- a CDS encoding haloacid dehalogenase-like hydrolase: MNVVLFDLDQTLLRTGGAGVLAMNRAFQEMFGIADALADIPYAGRTDPSILRDALRKHGIDGDFRRIVAEFKERYVWHLERTLWETQGQVLPGIPELLSALHLREDVTLGLATGNFREGAQLKLRRYGLDGHFQSGAFGDDAEDRAQLVALAARRAARGREPARVLVVGDTPLDVAAALACGFVPVGVATGYYSQDDLRQAGASLVFPDFSDWQRALSLLLS; this comes from the coding sequence TTGAACGTCGTCCTCTTCGACCTCGACCAGACGCTGCTACGTACGGGGGGCGCTGGCGTCCTGGCCATGAACCGTGCCTTCCAGGAGATGTTCGGCATCGCCGATGCCCTGGCCGATATCCCCTACGCGGGCCGCACCGATCCCTCCATCCTGCGGGACGCCCTGCGCAAGCACGGCATCGACGGCGACTTTCGTCGCATAGTGGCCGAGTTCAAGGAGCGATATGTCTGGCACCTGGAGCGCACCTTGTGGGAGACGCAGGGCCAAGTGCTGCCCGGGATCCCCGAACTGCTGTCGGCCCTGCACCTCCGTGAGGATGTGACCCTGGGCCTGGCCACGGGCAACTTCCGGGAGGGGGCCCAGCTCAAGCTGAGGAGGTACGGGCTTGACGGCCACTTCCAGAGCGGGGCCTTCGGGGACGATGCCGAGGACAGGGCGCAGCTGGTGGCCCTGGCAGCCCGCCGCGCTGCCCGGGGGAGGGAGCCGGCGCGGGTGCTGGTGGTGGGCGATACGCCCCTGGACGTGGCCGCCGCCCTGGCCTGCGGTTTCGTGCCGGTGGGAGTCGCCACCGGCTACTACAGTCAGGACGACCTGCGCCAGGCCGGGGCGTCCCTCGTCTTTCCCGATTTCTCCGACTGGCAGCGCGCCCTCTCTCTCCTCCTGTCCTGA
- a CDS encoding metal-sensitive transcriptional regulator — MKESVRKEALKRLSYIEGHLQGIRRMIEEDKYCPDILRQTYAVRRAIEKLEALILDGHLHTCVIDGIRQGREEEVVAELMELYSLANR, encoded by the coding sequence ATGAAGGAGAGCGTTCGCAAGGAAGCCCTCAAGCGCCTCAGCTACATCGAGGGGCACCTCCAGGGCATAAGGCGCATGATCGAGGAGGACAAATACTGCCCCGATATCCTCCGCCAGACTTATGCGGTGCGCCGTGCCATCGAGAAGCTGGAGGCCCTCATCCTGGACGGCCACCTGCACACCTGCGTCATCGACGGCATTCGCCAGGGACGCGAGGAGGAGGTGGTGGCCGAGCTGATGGAACTGTATTCTCTGGCCAACCGCTAG